A stretch of the Cyprinus carpio isolate SPL01 chromosome B4, ASM1834038v1, whole genome shotgun sequence genome encodes the following:
- the ckap4 gene encoding cytoskeleton-associated protein 4 has product MAAKNRNKSSSQPSNSDKTPASAQPDDAPRSRSAQRAAGAQSNNASGSPALLKLVSALCYLGFVAGTVIVSVTFYHELSEIKLASSRHEESVQRSADARQQIRSMQASLEALESAVLGVRTDLERTVRAAQEGEDNTRRLEHSLQNLRSQISQELTQTVREVKEARDTDASSLEERLSQLSRSTAESSVQQSRLRSELQELRTRLDKQDAPPLLKKELEALSSAVATLHTASEVSEGNTAVLREQITAVSAEQQTRNREVASVSEDVEAVRTLLQSTAGSLRDEVSAARAAAQSASDQTQSLSDRLEQTSTALRSLETHTRDQLLQLEKHREDAEVRLKSVEEGHEVMQSSLTEQTSRLSALAAEHESQRRSLGDYKTSAETQSQALRDGLDALTSRLEQLQTQVSELDAGQEEEPGDAI; this is encoded by the exons ATGGCCGCGAAGAACAGAAACAAGAGCAGCTCGCAGCCGAGTAATAGCGATAAGACGCCCGCCAGCGCGCAGCCCGACGACGCGCCGAGGAGCAGGAGCGCGCAGAGAGCCGCGGGCGCGCAGAGTAACAACGCGTCGGGCTCGCCCGCGCTGCTCAAGCTCGTGTCCGCGCTGTGTTACCTGGGCTTCGTGGCGGGCACCGTGATCGTGTCCGTGACCTTCTACCACGAGCTGTCCGAGATCAAGCTCGCGAGCTCCAGACACGAGGAGAGCGTGCAGAGGAGCGCCGACGCGCGGCagcag ATCCGGTCTATGCAGGCGTCTCTGGAGGCTCTGGAGAGCGCGGTGCTCGGCGTCAGGACTGATCTGGAGCGCACCGTCCGAGCCGCGCAGGAAGGAGAGGACAACACCCGGCGGCTGGAGCACTCGCTCCAGAACCTCCGGAGCCAGATCTCCCAGGAGCTGACGCAGACCGTGCGGGAGGTGAAGGAGGCGCGGGACACGGACGCGTCATCCCTGGAGGAGCGCCTGTCCCAGCTGAGCCGCTCCACGGCCGAGTCCTCCGTCCAGCAGAGCCGGCTCCGGAGCGAGCTGCAGGAGCTCAGGACCCGTCTGGACAAGCAGGACGCTCCGCCGCTCCTCAAGAAGGAGCTGGAGGCCCTCAGCAGCGCCGTGGCCACGCTCCACACCGCCAGCGAGGTGTCCGAGGGGAACACGGCCGTGCTGCGCGAGCAGATCACAGCGGTGAGCGCCGAGCAGCAGACCAGGAACAGGGAGGTGGCGTCCGTGTCCGAGGACGTGGAGGCCGTGAGGACGCTGCTGCAGAGCACCGCAGGGAGCCTGAGGGACGAGGTGTCCGCGGCTCGAGCTGCCGCGCAGAGCGCCTCGGACCAGACACAGAGCCTCAGCGACCGGCTGGAGCAGACCAGCACCGCCCTCCGGAGCCTGGAGACGCACACCAGAGACCAGCTGCTGCAGCTGGAGAAGCACAGAGAGGACGCCGAGGTCCGGCTGAAGAGTGTGGAGGAGGGCCACGAGGTCATGCAGTCCTCGCTGACGGAGCAGACCAGCAGACTGAGCGCTCTCGCGGCCGAGCACGAGTCCCAGCGGCGCTCGCTGGGTGATTACAAGACGAGCGCAGAGACACAGAGCCAGGCGCTGAGGGACGGACTGGACGCCTTGACGAGCCGCCTGGAGCAGCTGCAGACACAAGTATCTGAACTGGACGCTGGTCAAGAGGAAGAGCCAGGCGATGCAATATAA